One Ignavibacterium sp. DNA segment encodes these proteins:
- a CDS encoding DUF2723 domain-containing protein: protein MNFNLLNKIIAGIVFLISFFVLFSTVQPSVSFWDCGEFIAASVSLQVPHPPGTPFFLILGNIFSKLPIGENLGYRVNMISVLSSALSILFLYLIAVKLIENYKGKKADNLFDAVTTYVSAGIGALAFSFSDTFWFNGVEAEVYAFSTFLFGAVTYLIIRWNEKPDNKDSEKYILMIAYLLGLATGVHLMAVLAAVPVVMIIMFKKYVNDEETLKKTGYIFIAHSAIILLIAIVWWAGEKSQSAPTIEEYLAFDNKFKMFVVAVSVIIMGVFWKKIFNRNSFYMPIIIGGIALFATYPGVVKFLPAIMIFIGGDNLAVEIFVLLAIFAALGYGVYYTKRRSKPTLHLVFMSAIFILIGFITFAMVIIRSNQNPPMNENDPNTFTELEKYLNREQYGDFPTFKRRFATEPHQQVVYTNYSSDLDFFYTYQMEHMMTRYLLWNFAGREGWEQDQGANIAPFNDLGNIIGKIIGVHFGGETKDSLFGIPFLLGLIGIYFHFRKDWKMASVFIIMFILMGHLTAFYQNQQQPQPRERDYFYVGAFFVYGIWIAIGIRGLIDLIAERIKKVSIRNAAAYGVLALGIVFVPVRMLQANYFTHDRSNNWVPWDYSYNLLQSCAPNSVLFTNGDNDTFPLWYLQDVEGVRRDVKVANLSLLNTNWYIKQLKNNDPYKVGTVKMRLTDEQINQLRPIQWSPKNLTIQPPKSSAETSFADIIQQFGLKDTSVLKQGELSWTMNPTLNYGNIKAVRVQDLMVKEIVEANNWERPIYFAVTCSEDSKIGLGNYLRMEGMAFRFVPEKRSANDEFIEPNILKANLTEAVGYSKEYQPGFKFRGLNDPNIFFDDNHKRMVQNYRNAFLRLTLYYLGKGQNDLAVNTLNTMDEKLPNKLIPMEFGLLYEISNLYLRAGARDKYDLFISDVEKQAVAKLNSNPDDVQSYYNPYRILFDIYETQGKNDKLLELWQALGVKYPQDPNVRANIEKYRNLVQGKPDTSKTTQ from the coding sequence ATGAATTTCAATCTGCTTAATAAAATTATTGCAGGAATTGTTTTCTTAATTTCGTTTTTCGTATTGTTCTCAACTGTGCAGCCATCGGTTTCCTTTTGGGATTGCGGAGAATTTATAGCTGCATCTGTTTCACTTCAGGTGCCACATCCTCCGGGAACACCTTTCTTTTTAATTCTCGGTAATATTTTTTCCAAATTACCAATCGGAGAAAATCTCGGTTACAGAGTAAATATGATCTCCGTGCTTTCATCAGCATTGTCAATATTGTTTTTATATTTAATTGCTGTTAAACTGATTGAAAATTATAAAGGCAAAAAAGCAGATAATCTTTTTGATGCCGTAACTACTTATGTTTCTGCAGGAATCGGTGCACTTGCATTTTCATTCAGTGATACTTTCTGGTTTAATGGTGTTGAGGCAGAAGTTTATGCATTCAGTACTTTTCTTTTTGGTGCAGTTACATATTTAATTATAAGATGGAATGAAAAGCCGGATAATAAAGACAGTGAAAAATATATTTTAATGATCGCATATTTACTCGGACTTGCAACCGGCGTTCACTTAATGGCTGTTCTTGCCGCAGTACCTGTTGTTATGATAATTATGTTTAAAAAATATGTTAATGATGAAGAGACTCTTAAAAAAACAGGTTATATTTTTATCGCTCATTCTGCTATTATTCTTTTAATTGCAATTGTCTGGTGGGCGGGCGAAAAAAGCCAATCTGCTCCAACTATCGAAGAATATCTGGCTTTTGACAATAAATTTAAAATGTTTGTGGTGGCAGTAAGTGTAATAATTATGGGAGTCTTCTGGAAAAAAATCTTCAACAGAAATTCATTCTATATGCCTATTATCATCGGTGGTATTGCATTATTTGCTACCTATCCGGGTGTAGTAAAGTTCCTGCCCGCAATAATGATATTTATCGGAGGAGATAATCTTGCTGTTGAGATCTTTGTTCTTTTAGCAATCTTTGCTGCACTGGGCTACGGAGTTTACTACACAAAAAGGAGATCCAAGCCAACGTTACATCTTGTGTTTATGTCTGCAATTTTTATTCTGATTGGATTTATAACTTTTGCAATGGTTATCATCCGCTCAAATCAAAATCCACCAATGAATGAAAACGATCCTAATACTTTTACTGAGCTGGAAAAATATCTTAACCGTGAACAATACGGGGACTTTCCAACATTTAAAAGAAGATTTGCAACTGAACCACATCAGCAGGTTGTTTACACAAACTATTCATCTGATTTAGATTTCTTTTATACTTATCAGATGGAACACATGATGACAAGGTACCTGTTATGGAATTTTGCAGGCAGAGAAGGCTGGGAACAAGATCAAGGAGCTAATATTGCACCATTTAATGATCTCGGAAATATTATAGGCAAAATAATCGGAGTTCACTTTGGAGGTGAAACAAAAGATTCATTATTCGGGATTCCGTTTCTACTGGGCTTAATAGGAATATACTTTCATTTCCGTAAAGACTGGAAAATGGCAAGTGTTTTTATAATTATGTTTATACTGATGGGGCATTTAACTGCATTCTATCAAAACCAGCAGCAGCCGCAGCCAAGAGAAAGAGATTATTTTTATGTCGGAGCTTTTTTTGTCTATGGAATATGGATTGCTATTGGTATCCGCGGATTAATTGATCTTATTGCTGAAAGAATAAAAAAAGTCTCTATAAGAAATGCTGCCGCTTATGGTGTACTTGCTTTGGGAATTGTTTTTGTACCAGTAAGAATGTTACAGGCAAATTATTTTACACACGATAGATCTAACAATTGGGTTCCGTGGGATTATTCATATAACTTATTGCAAAGCTGCGCACCCAACTCTGTTCTGTTTACAAATGGTGATAATGATACATTTCCATTATGGTACCTGCAGGATGTTGAAGGCGTAAGAAGAGACGTAAAAGTTGCAAATCTTAGTTTGTTAAATACTAATTGGTATATCAAACAGCTTAAGAATAACGATCCTTACAAAGTAGGAACCGTTAAAATGCGTTTAACCGATGAGCAGATAAATCAGCTTAGACCAATTCAGTGGTCTCCTAAAAATCTAACTATCCAACCGCCAAAATCCTCTGCCGAAACTTCTTTTGCGGATATAATTCAGCAATTTGGATTAAAAGATACTTCGGTATTAAAGCAAGGCGAGCTTAGCTGGACAATGAACCCGACATTAAATTACGGCAACATTAAAGCAGTACGAGTGCAGGACCTGATGGTTAAAGAAATTGTTGAGGCTAATAACTGGGAAAGACCAATTTATTTTGCAGTTACCTGTTCAGAAGACAGTAAAATAGGTTTGGGCAACTATTTAAGAATGGAAGGAATGGCTTTTCGCTTTGTGCCGGAAAAGCGCTCTGCTAATGATGAGTTTATCGAACCAAACATTTTAAAAGCAAACCTAACTGAAGCAGTCGGATATAGTAAAGAATATCAGCCGGGATTTAAATTCCGGGGATTAAATGATCCGAACATTTTCTTTGATGACAACCACAAACGGATGGTTCAGAATTATAGGAATGCATTTTTAAGATTAACACTTTATTATCTTGGAAAAGGACAAAACGATCTTGCTGTAAATACCCTGAATACAATGGATGAAAAACTACCGAACAAACTTATTCCGATGGAGTTTGGATTATTATACGAAATCAGTAATCTGTATTTACGTGCCGGTGCAAGGGACAAATATGATCTGTTTATTTCTGATGTAGAGAAACAAGCAGTTGCAAAACTTAATTCCAATCCTGATGATGTTCAGTCATATTACAATCCTTATCGGATACTGTTTGATATTTACGAAACACAGGGCAAAAACGATAAGCTCTTAGAACTCTGGCAAGCGCTTGGGGTTAAATATCCACAAGATCCGAATGTGCGGGCAAACATAGAAAAATACAGAAATCTTGTTCAGGGAAAACCAGATACAAGTAAAACTACGCAATAA
- a CDS encoding glycosyltransferase family 9 protein: MKVLVLALSGIGDALMFTPALKLLRQALPSAQIDALVMFKGTKDIYQSNPALNNVIHFDFLKEGFLKSLKFILSLRKKYDAAINVYPSNRKEYNIINFLIGAKQRAGVKYLRMNFQDLGWLNNVTVLENDQTHNVQTNIKLIEKLLNKNFDEAPALQIFPSEDDIGFAENYLKENNIAENDFVVGFHPGCATLKNHIKRRWEPEKFAQLGKRLIQDKNAKILLFGGPEEDQLKESIKKMTDSENSFVVKTERFLQSIAIMKRSDVFVTNDSALMHIASALGLRIVAIIGPTNEYYIHPWKTEYKIASLYLECSPCFFYSPKPLTCSRTDVKFKCIKELSVDMVLNKVKELINEG, encoded by the coding sequence ATGAAAGTATTAGTTCTTGCATTATCAGGAATTGGGGACGCACTAATGTTTACGCCTGCATTAAAACTGCTCCGCCAGGCTCTTCCTTCAGCACAGATAGATGCGCTTGTAATGTTTAAAGGAACTAAAGATATCTATCAAAGTAATCCTGCTCTTAACAATGTAATTCATTTTGATTTTCTTAAAGAGGGTTTTTTAAAATCACTAAAGTTTATTCTTTCGTTAAGAAAAAAATATGACGCAGCTATAAATGTTTATCCTTCAAACAGAAAAGAATACAACATTATAAATTTTCTGATTGGGGCTAAACAAAGGGCTGGGGTTAAATATTTACGGATGAACTTTCAGGACCTTGGATGGCTTAACAACGTAACAGTTTTAGAAAACGATCAGACACACAACGTCCAAACAAATATCAAGCTGATTGAAAAACTGTTAAATAAAAATTTTGATGAGGCGCCTGCATTGCAGATTTTTCCTTCCGAAGATGATATCGGGTTTGCAGAAAATTATCTTAAAGAAAATAATATTGCCGAAAATGATTTTGTTGTAGGCTTTCATCCCGGCTGTGCAACATTAAAAAATCATATCAAACGAAGATGGGAGCCAGAAAAGTTTGCACAGCTTGGTAAAAGATTGATTCAAGATAAAAACGCCAAAATACTTTTATTCGGCGGACCCGAAGAAGATCAGTTAAAAGAATCTATCAAAAAAATGACAGACTCGGAAAATTCTTTTGTAGTTAAGACAGAAAGATTTTTACAAAGCATTGCAATAATGAAACGAAGCGATGTTTTTGTTACTAACGATTCGGCTTTGATGCACATTGCTTCTGCTCTTGGTTTAAGGATTGTCGCAATTATTGGTCCAACAAACGAATATTACATTCATCCATGGAAAACTGAATACAAAATAGCTTCATTATATCTGGAATGTTCGCCTTGTTTTTTTTATTCGCCAAAACCGCTTACTTGTTCCAGAACTGATGTAAAATTTAAATGCATTAAAGAACTGAGTGTTGATATGGTATTAAACAAAGTTAAAGAGCTTATAAATGAAGGATAA
- a CDS encoding class I SAM-dependent methyltransferase produces the protein MKDKKRWDLAQHYEKNWWTSKAYELDLEFYERFANDMLAILQPYLKIESDTHILEIGSGAAGIITYLKSSYRFAVDPLEDIYSSIEKFTRIRDKQVKYFNIKAEEIPFENNFFNLIIMDNVLDHCEDPEKVFTQIQRVTKPGGIIYFRQNTYHIWGKFIRSVIELLKIDKGHPFSFSKSELKKSFSYHRLSVLYYKESGYLKTWLKEIKSKRFYDKVKAVLFATRDKTTFVLRKD, from the coding sequence ATGAAGGATAAAAAAAGATGGGATCTCGCTCAGCATTACGAAAAAAACTGGTGGACTTCAAAAGCCTACGAACTTGATTTGGAGTTTTACGAAAGATTTGCAAATGATATGCTGGCAATCTTACAACCGTATCTTAAAATTGAATCAGATACACACATACTCGAAATCGGAAGCGGCGCTGCCGGAATAATAACTTATTTGAAAAGCAGTTATCGTTTTGCAGTTGATCCTCTTGAAGATATTTATTCATCAATAGAAAAATTTACCCGGATAAGAGATAAGCAGGTTAAATATTTTAACATCAAGGCAGAGGAAATTCCTTTTGAGAATAATTTTTTTAACCTGATTATTATGGATAATGTACTTGATCACTGCGAAGATCCGGAAAAAGTGTTTACTCAAATACAGCGGGTAACTAAACCCGGCGGTATAATTTATTTCCGGCAGAATACCTATCACATTTGGGGAAAGTTTATCAGAAGCGTTATTGAGTTACTTAAGATTGACAAAGGGCATCCGTTTTCATTTTCTAAATCTGAACTGAAAAAATCTTTTTCATATCACAGGTTGTCTGTTTTATATTATAAAGAATCCGGTTATTTAAAAACCTGGTTAAAAGAAATTAAGTCTAAAAGATTTTATGATAAAGTTAAAGCGGTTCTATTTGCTACAAGAGATAAGACCACATTTGTTCTGAGAAAAGATTAA
- a CDS encoding LOG family protein: MNKTITIFGSAIPVESDAQYKFAYELSTALTKAGFNICNGGNKGIMEAVSKGAYDNNGKIYGVTVDLWSVKPNSYITVEVKEKKLFDRIAKLIELGDAYVILQGGTGTLLEFAAVWEYANKNLQKHKPIVCHSKMWKVISDVINEQLKSENRNTDLVKYCGSVTEIVEYLIKTV; the protein is encoded by the coding sequence ATGAACAAAACAATCACAATTTTCGGAAGTGCAATTCCTGTCGAAAGTGATGCACAGTATAAATTTGCTTATGAGCTTAGTACTGCTTTAACTAAAGCGGGGTTTAATATTTGTAACGGCGGTAATAAAGGCATAATGGAAGCAGTTTCAAAAGGAGCTTATGATAATAATGGAAAGATTTATGGGGTTACTGTTGATCTTTGGAGCGTTAAGCCAAATTCTTATATAACTGTTGAAGTTAAAGAAAAAAAATTATTTGATAGAATTGCCAAACTTATTGAACTGGGCGATGCTTATGTTATTCTTCAGGGCGGAACAGGAACATTGTTGGAGTTTGCCGCTGTTTGGGAGTATGCAAACAAAAATCTTCAGAAGCATAAGCCGATTGTTTGTCATTCTAAAATGTGGAAAGTAATTTCGGATGTAATAAACGAACAGCTGAAATCAGAAAACCGTAATACAGATTTGGTTAAATACTGCGGCTCTGTTACAGAAATTGTTGAGTATTTAATAAAGACAGTTTAA
- a CDS encoding serine hydrolase domain-containing protein, whose amino-acid sequence MKKLYPEEIPGAALLIVQDNKVTFNKGYGLADIDSKEIISTETHFRMASVSKQFTAMCILILQSQNKLNINDAVIKYIPSLPNFAEKITIKQLLTHTSGIADYESLIPKDQKEQISDADVLQLIGKSDSLYFKPGSKFKYSNTAFCLLTQIVEKVSGLSYPEFIRENIFTPLDMKHAVIYEKDKEIFNRAYGYHLKDNKWIFADQSITSATMGDGSVYTSLNEYQKWIQSLWDKQFDNDLLNPLKPHAIIKKGLGYGYGWFIANETDGSTACFHSGESTGFHNIVYHNPAKRFMVVLFSNSDDDRVSAAFNEIMTDLNIKLQGISKGKTLFEFLSDIYGE is encoded by the coding sequence ATGAAAAAACTATATCCCGAAGAGATTCCCGGGGCAGCTTTGCTTATCGTTCAAGATAATAAAGTTACATTCAATAAAGGATATGGTCTGGCAGATATTGACAGCAAAGAAATAATTTCAACCGAGACTCATTTCAGAATGGCATCTGTAAGTAAACAATTTACTGCTATGTGTATTCTGATCCTTCAAAGCCAAAATAAACTTAATATAAACGATGCTGTGATAAAGTATATTCCTTCCTTGCCAAATTTTGCTGAGAAGATAACCATCAAACAACTGCTTACTCATACTTCCGGTATTGCAGATTATGAATCATTGATTCCAAAAGATCAGAAAGAACAGATTTCGGATGCAGATGTTTTACAGCTTATAGGAAAATCAGACAGTCTGTATTTTAAGCCGGGTTCAAAATTTAAGTACAGCAACACAGCTTTTTGTCTGCTTACACAAATAGTAGAAAAAGTATCCGGACTTTCGTATCCTGAATTTATCCGGGAAAATATTTTCACTCCGCTTGATATGAAACATGCGGTTATTTACGAAAAGGATAAGGAGATTTTTAATCGGGCTTATGGTTATCATTTAAAAGATAATAAATGGATTTTTGCTGACCAAAGTATTACCAGTGCTACAATGGGTGATGGCTCGGTTTATACTTCTTTGAATGAATATCAAAAGTGGATTCAATCGTTATGGGATAAGCAATTTGATAATGATTTACTTAATCCGTTAAAGCCGCACGCAATTATTAAAAAGGGTCTCGGCTATGGCTACGGATGGTTTATAGCAAACGAAACTGATGGAAGCACAGCTTGTTTTCATTCTGGTGAAAGCACAGGATTTCATAACATTGTTTACCACAATCCCGCAAAAAGATTTATGGTAGTGTTGTTTTCAAATAGTGATGATGACAGGGTTTCGGCAGCATTTAATGAGATAATGACAGATTTAAATATAAAACTGCAAGGTATCTCAAAGGGTAAAACTTTGTTTGAATTTTTAAGCGATATTTACGGCGAGTAA